Proteins encoded within one genomic window of Aphelocoma coerulescens isolate FSJ_1873_10779 chromosome 9, UR_Acoe_1.0, whole genome shotgun sequence:
- the NMNAT3 gene encoding nicotinamide/nicotinic acid mononucleotide adenylyltransferase 3 isoform X1 — protein sequence MKSRIPVILLACGSFNPTTNMHMRLFELARDHLHQTGRYQVIEGIMSPVNDNYGKKGLVSARHRVAMAKLALETSDWIRVDPWESEQETWTETVKVLRHHYNESLRVFQSKEFMRNKHPTERSTGESLSCQQPVLPELKLLCGADFLQTFKTPNLWKEEDIKEIVEKFGLVCISRAGSDPSQYIQESDLLMKFQHNIFLVKEWIQNEISATQIRSALCRGLSVKYLIPDSVIAYIAHHNIYTEESERKNEGDFLQPLKLHNTTINPLSD from the exons ATGAAGAGCAGGATCCCTGTCATCCTTCTGGCCTGTGGCTCCTTTAACCCCACCACCAACATGCACATGCGTTTATTTGAGCTGGCCAGAGACCACCTGCACCAAACAG gAAGATACCAGGTGATTGAAGGCATAATGTCTCCTGTCAATGATAACTATGGGAAGAAAGGCTTGGTTTCAGCAAGGCACCGGGTAGCAATGGCTAAACTGGCACTGGAGACATCTGACTGGATCCGGGTGGATCCTTGGGAGAGTGAGCAGGAGACATGGACAGAGACAGTAAAAGTATTAAG gCACCATTATAATGAATCGCTCAGAGTGTTCCAATCCAAGGAGTTCATGAGAAACAAACATCCCACAGAAAGGTCTACGGGAGAGTCCCTTTCTTGCCAGCAACCAG TTCTACCAGAATtaaagctgctctgtggggctgaTTTTCTGCAGACATTTAAGACACCCAATCTCTGGAAGGAAGAAGACATCAAAGAAATAGTGGAAAAGTTTGGTTTGGTGTGTATTAGCCGGGCTGGCTCTGATCCATCTCAGTATATCCAGGAATCAGACCTTTTAATGAAATTTCAGCACAATATTTTTCTAGTGAAAGAGTGGATTCAGAATGAAATCAGTGCAACACAGATACGCTCTGCCTTGTGCAGAGGACTGAGTGTGAAATATCTCATACCAGACTCTGTTATTGCCTACATTGCACACCACAATATCTACACAGAAGAGAGCGAGCGCAAGAATGAAGGGGACTTCCTTCAACCTCTCAAGCTGCATAACACAACAATAAATCCTCTGAGTGACTGA
- the NMNAT3 gene encoding nicotinamide/nicotinic acid mononucleotide adenylyltransferase 3 isoform X5 has product MSPVNDNYGKKGLVSARHRVAMAKLALETSDWIRVDPWESEQETWTETVKVLRHHYNESLRVFQSKEFMRNKHPTERSTGESLSCQQPVLPELKLLCGADFLQTFKTPNLWKEEDIKEIVEKFGLVCISRAGSDPSQYIQESDLLMKFQHNIFLVKEWIQNEISATQIRSALCRGLSVKYLIPDSVIAYIAHHNIYTEESERKNEGDFLQPLKLHNTTINPLSD; this is encoded by the exons ATGTCTCCTGTCAATGATAACTATGGGAAGAAAGGCTTGGTTTCAGCAAGGCACCGGGTAGCAATGGCTAAACTGGCACTGGAGACATCTGACTGGATCCGGGTGGATCCTTGGGAGAGTGAGCAGGAGACATGGACAGAGACAGTAAAAGTATTAAG gCACCATTATAATGAATCGCTCAGAGTGTTCCAATCCAAGGAGTTCATGAGAAACAAACATCCCACAGAAAGGTCTACGGGAGAGTCCCTTTCTTGCCAGCAACCAG TTCTACCAGAATtaaagctgctctgtggggctgaTTTTCTGCAGACATTTAAGACACCCAATCTCTGGAAGGAAGAAGACATCAAAGAAATAGTGGAAAAGTTTGGTTTGGTGTGTATTAGCCGGGCTGGCTCTGATCCATCTCAGTATATCCAGGAATCAGACCTTTTAATGAAATTTCAGCACAATATTTTTCTAGTGAAAGAGTGGATTCAGAATGAAATCAGTGCAACACAGATACGCTCTGCCTTGTGCAGAGGACTGAGTGTGAAATATCTCATACCAGACTCTGTTATTGCCTACATTGCACACCACAATATCTACACAGAAGAGAGCGAGCGCAAGAATGAAGGGGACTTCCTTCAACCTCTCAAGCTGCATAACACAACAATAAATCCTCTGAGTGACTGA
- the NMNAT3 gene encoding nicotinamide/nicotinic acid mononucleotide adenylyltransferase 3 isoform X2 — translation MFVFFKLCSNIINVSMDFPGRYQVIEGIMSPVNDNYGKKGLVSARHRVAMAKLALETSDWIRVDPWESEQETWTETVKVLRHHYNESLRVFQSKEFMRNKHPTERSTGESLSCQQPVLPELKLLCGADFLQTFKTPNLWKEEDIKEIVEKFGLVCISRAGSDPSQYIQESDLLMKFQHNIFLVKEWIQNEISATQIRSALCRGLSVKYLIPDSVIAYIAHHNIYTEESERKNEGDFLQPLKLHNTTINPLSD, via the exons gAAGATACCAGGTGATTGAAGGCATAATGTCTCCTGTCAATGATAACTATGGGAAGAAAGGCTTGGTTTCAGCAAGGCACCGGGTAGCAATGGCTAAACTGGCACTGGAGACATCTGACTGGATCCGGGTGGATCCTTGGGAGAGTGAGCAGGAGACATGGACAGAGACAGTAAAAGTATTAAG gCACCATTATAATGAATCGCTCAGAGTGTTCCAATCCAAGGAGTTCATGAGAAACAAACATCCCACAGAAAGGTCTACGGGAGAGTCCCTTTCTTGCCAGCAACCAG TTCTACCAGAATtaaagctgctctgtggggctgaTTTTCTGCAGACATTTAAGACACCCAATCTCTGGAAGGAAGAAGACATCAAAGAAATAGTGGAAAAGTTTGGTTTGGTGTGTATTAGCCGGGCTGGCTCTGATCCATCTCAGTATATCCAGGAATCAGACCTTTTAATGAAATTTCAGCACAATATTTTTCTAGTGAAAGAGTGGATTCAGAATGAAATCAGTGCAACACAGATACGCTCTGCCTTGTGCAGAGGACTGAGTGTGAAATATCTCATACCAGACTCTGTTATTGCCTACATTGCACACCACAATATCTACACAGAAGAGAGCGAGCGCAAGAATGAAGGGGACTTCCTTCAACCTCTCAAGCTGCATAACACAACAATAAATCCTCTGAGTGACTGA
- the NMNAT3 gene encoding nicotinamide/nicotinic acid mononucleotide adenylyltransferase 3 isoform X3, with protein MPSFVAGRYQVIEGIMSPVNDNYGKKGLVSARHRVAMAKLALETSDWIRVDPWESEQETWTETVKVLRHHYNESLRVFQSKEFMRNKHPTERSTGESLSCQQPVLPELKLLCGADFLQTFKTPNLWKEEDIKEIVEKFGLVCISRAGSDPSQYIQESDLLMKFQHNIFLVKEWIQNEISATQIRSALCRGLSVKYLIPDSVIAYIAHHNIYTEESERKNEGDFLQPLKLHNTTINPLSD; from the exons gAAGATACCAGGTGATTGAAGGCATAATGTCTCCTGTCAATGATAACTATGGGAAGAAAGGCTTGGTTTCAGCAAGGCACCGGGTAGCAATGGCTAAACTGGCACTGGAGACATCTGACTGGATCCGGGTGGATCCTTGGGAGAGTGAGCAGGAGACATGGACAGAGACAGTAAAAGTATTAAG gCACCATTATAATGAATCGCTCAGAGTGTTCCAATCCAAGGAGTTCATGAGAAACAAACATCCCACAGAAAGGTCTACGGGAGAGTCCCTTTCTTGCCAGCAACCAG TTCTACCAGAATtaaagctgctctgtggggctgaTTTTCTGCAGACATTTAAGACACCCAATCTCTGGAAGGAAGAAGACATCAAAGAAATAGTGGAAAAGTTTGGTTTGGTGTGTATTAGCCGGGCTGGCTCTGATCCATCTCAGTATATCCAGGAATCAGACCTTTTAATGAAATTTCAGCACAATATTTTTCTAGTGAAAGAGTGGATTCAGAATGAAATCAGTGCAACACAGATACGCTCTGCCTTGTGCAGAGGACTGAGTGTGAAATATCTCATACCAGACTCTGTTATTGCCTACATTGCACACCACAATATCTACACAGAAGAGAGCGAGCGCAAGAATGAAGGGGACTTCCTTCAACCTCTCAAGCTGCATAACACAACAATAAATCCTCTGAGTGACTGA
- the NMNAT3 gene encoding nicotinamide/nicotinic acid mononucleotide adenylyltransferase 3 isoform X6 yields the protein MKSRIPVILLACGSFNPTTNMHMRLFELARDHLHQTVLPELKLLCGADFLQTFKTPNLWKEEDIKEIVEKFGLVCISRAGSDPSQYIQESDLLMKFQHNIFLVKEWIQNEISATQIRSALCRGLSVKYLIPDSVIAYIAHHNIYTEESERKNEGDFLQPLKLHNTTINPLSD from the exons ATGAAGAGCAGGATCCCTGTCATCCTTCTGGCCTGTGGCTCCTTTAACCCCACCACCAACATGCACATGCGTTTATTTGAGCTGGCCAGAGACCACCTGCACCAAACAG TTCTACCAGAATtaaagctgctctgtggggctgaTTTTCTGCAGACATTTAAGACACCCAATCTCTGGAAGGAAGAAGACATCAAAGAAATAGTGGAAAAGTTTGGTTTGGTGTGTATTAGCCGGGCTGGCTCTGATCCATCTCAGTATATCCAGGAATCAGACCTTTTAATGAAATTTCAGCACAATATTTTTCTAGTGAAAGAGTGGATTCAGAATGAAATCAGTGCAACACAGATACGCTCTGCCTTGTGCAGAGGACTGAGTGTGAAATATCTCATACCAGACTCTGTTATTGCCTACATTGCACACCACAATATCTACACAGAAGAGAGCGAGCGCAAGAATGAAGGGGACTTCCTTCAACCTCTCAAGCTGCATAACACAACAATAAATCCTCTGAGTGACTGA
- the NMNAT3 gene encoding nicotinamide/nicotinic acid mononucleotide adenylyltransferase 3 isoform X4, whose protein sequence is MDFPGRYQVIEGIMSPVNDNYGKKGLVSARHRVAMAKLALETSDWIRVDPWESEQETWTETVKVLRHHYNESLRVFQSKEFMRNKHPTERSTGESLSCQQPVLPELKLLCGADFLQTFKTPNLWKEEDIKEIVEKFGLVCISRAGSDPSQYIQESDLLMKFQHNIFLVKEWIQNEISATQIRSALCRGLSVKYLIPDSVIAYIAHHNIYTEESERKNEGDFLQPLKLHNTTINPLSD, encoded by the exons gAAGATACCAGGTGATTGAAGGCATAATGTCTCCTGTCAATGATAACTATGGGAAGAAAGGCTTGGTTTCAGCAAGGCACCGGGTAGCAATGGCTAAACTGGCACTGGAGACATCTGACTGGATCCGGGTGGATCCTTGGGAGAGTGAGCAGGAGACATGGACAGAGACAGTAAAAGTATTAAG gCACCATTATAATGAATCGCTCAGAGTGTTCCAATCCAAGGAGTTCATGAGAAACAAACATCCCACAGAAAGGTCTACGGGAGAGTCCCTTTCTTGCCAGCAACCAG TTCTACCAGAATtaaagctgctctgtggggctgaTTTTCTGCAGACATTTAAGACACCCAATCTCTGGAAGGAAGAAGACATCAAAGAAATAGTGGAAAAGTTTGGTTTGGTGTGTATTAGCCGGGCTGGCTCTGATCCATCTCAGTATATCCAGGAATCAGACCTTTTAATGAAATTTCAGCACAATATTTTTCTAGTGAAAGAGTGGATTCAGAATGAAATCAGTGCAACACAGATACGCTCTGCCTTGTGCAGAGGACTGAGTGTGAAATATCTCATACCAGACTCTGTTATTGCCTACATTGCACACCACAATATCTACACAGAAGAGAGCGAGCGCAAGAATGAAGGGGACTTCCTTCAACCTCTCAAGCTGCATAACACAACAATAAATCCTCTGAGTGACTGA
- the NMNAT3 gene encoding nicotinamide/nicotinic acid mononucleotide adenylyltransferase 3 isoform X7, which translates to MRNKHPTERSTGESLSCQQPVLPELKLLCGADFLQTFKTPNLWKEEDIKEIVEKFGLVCISRAGSDPSQYIQESDLLMKFQHNIFLVKEWIQNEISATQIRSALCRGLSVKYLIPDSVIAYIAHHNIYTEESERKNEGDFLQPLKLHNTTINPLSD; encoded by the exons ATGAGAAACAAACATCCCACAGAAAGGTCTACGGGAGAGTCCCTTTCTTGCCAGCAACCAG TTCTACCAGAATtaaagctgctctgtggggctgaTTTTCTGCAGACATTTAAGACACCCAATCTCTGGAAGGAAGAAGACATCAAAGAAATAGTGGAAAAGTTTGGTTTGGTGTGTATTAGCCGGGCTGGCTCTGATCCATCTCAGTATATCCAGGAATCAGACCTTTTAATGAAATTTCAGCACAATATTTTTCTAGTGAAAGAGTGGATTCAGAATGAAATCAGTGCAACACAGATACGCTCTGCCTTGTGCAGAGGACTGAGTGTGAAATATCTCATACCAGACTCTGTTATTGCCTACATTGCACACCACAATATCTACACAGAAGAGAGCGAGCGCAAGAATGAAGGGGACTTCCTTCAACCTCTCAAGCTGCATAACACAACAATAAATCCTCTGAGTGACTGA
- the NMNAT3 gene encoding nicotinamide/nicotinic acid mononucleotide adenylyltransferase 3 isoform X8: MKSRIPVILLACGSFNPTTNMHMRLFELARDHLHQTGRYQVIEGIMSPVNDNYGKKGLVSARHRVAMAKLALETSDWIRVDPWESEQETWTETVKVLSSTRIKAALWG; encoded by the exons ATGAAGAGCAGGATCCCTGTCATCCTTCTGGCCTGTGGCTCCTTTAACCCCACCACCAACATGCACATGCGTTTATTTGAGCTGGCCAGAGACCACCTGCACCAAACAG gAAGATACCAGGTGATTGAAGGCATAATGTCTCCTGTCAATGATAACTATGGGAAGAAAGGCTTGGTTTCAGCAAGGCACCGGGTAGCAATGGCTAAACTGGCACTGGAGACATCTGACTGGATCCGGGTGGATCCTTGGGAGAGTGAGCAGGAGACATGGACAGAGACAGTAAAAGTATTAAG TTCTACCAGAATtaaagctgctctgtggggctga